In the genome of Aspergillus luchuensis IFO 4308 DNA, chromosome 2, nearly complete sequence, one region contains:
- a CDS encoding amidohydrolase family protein (COG:S;~EggNog:ENOG410PU9M;~InterPro:IPR006680,IPR032466,IPR032465;~PFAM:PF04909;~go_function: GO:0016787 - hydrolase activity [Evidence IEA];~go_function: GO:0016831 - carboxy-lyase activity [Evidence IEA]), producing MRGKVALEEAFEVKGMDEEIDAQAALYIAPKDVERYKRQIVSITDERLQLSDQNGIGYTILSLTVPGIQGITEKDKAEKRARDVNNYIHDQIKDHRDRLGAFANLSMHDPRQAGHELRRCVKELGFHGALLNDVQHTGEGDDDQPLFYDQPDYDEFWRVAVELDVPVYLHPAAPLRDTQLYKQTYEDRKYLIGPPQSYCNGVALHLMGIIVNGVFDRFPNLKMIIGHMGERIPFDFWRMDHWVKGVTRPLAEKNGDTVCQKEPLYYFRRNIYITTSGNFSTQNLRYLYEWLGDERMMFSVDFPYERMEHGCQWYDDEEEKIKEALGGRDGYLRVGRDNARRLFKLSKFKDCDVV from the coding sequence ATGCGTGGAAAAGTCGCTCTCGAAGAAGCCTTTGAGGTGAAGGgcatggatgaggagatcgATGCCCAGGCAGCCCTCTACATCGCCCCCAAAGATGTTGAACGCTACAAGCGTCAAATCGTGTCTATCACGGACGAACGCTTGCAGCTGTCCGACCAGAACGGCATTGGATacaccatcctctccctgaCCGTCCCGGGTATCCAGGGCATCACCGAAAAGGACAAGGCCGAGAAAAGGGCCCGCGATGTAAACAACTACATTCATGACCAGATCAAGGACCACCGTGACAGATTGGGAGCATTCGCAAATCTGTCAATGCATGATCCCCGACAGGCGGGACATGAACTTCGCCGCTGCGTGAAGGAGCTAGGCTTTCACGGAGCCTTGTTGAATGATGTTCAACATACCGGGGAAGGAGACGATGACCAACCTCTGTTTTACGATCAGCCCGACTACGATGAGTTCTGGAGAGTGGCTGTGGAGTTGGACGTCCCAGTCTACCTTCATCCTGCCGCACCCTTGCGGGATACCCAACTCTATAAGCAGACCTACGAGGACCGCAAGTATCTCATCGGACCACCCCAGAGCTACTGCAACGGAGTTGCATTGCACCTGATGGGAATCATCGTCAACGGCGTGTTCGATAGGTTCCCCAACTTGAAGATGATCATCGGGCACATGGGCGAACGCATCCCATTTGACTTCTGGCGGATGGACCACTGGGTCAAGGGTGTGACACGGCCGCTGGCAGAGAAGAACGGAGATACTGTTTGCCAGAAGGAACCCCTCTACTACTTCAGGCGCAACATCTACATCACCACCAGTGGAAATTTCAGCACCCAAAATCTGCGCTACCTGTACGAGTGGCTCGGCGATGAGCGAATGATGTTCAGCGTTGACTTCCCTTACGAGCGAATGGAGCATGGCTGCCAGTGgtacgatgatgaggaggagaaaatcAAGGAGGCACTGGGTGGCCGGGACGGATATCTTCGTGTTGGCAGGGACAACGCAAGAAGGTTGTtcaagctcagcaagttCAAGGATTGTGATGTTGTTTAA